The DNA segment CCTGCTGCACAAGCGATCAGCACTACCAAGAACACAGCGCCAGCAGGACTTTTCGATCGGATGTACACGGCATGCTCCAGCATTCAAGAACAGTTTGAATAACAGTGTACAACCTTAAGAGTGCCGCTTACAGATTACTTTGGCGCGAACCGTCATGCCGTGGCCTCGATCTCCAGTTTCACTTCTGCCCAGGCAGAAACGTCTACTCTCGGGTGCGGATGCCCTGTACGGACTTCTGTTGAACTCAACTGCGTTTGGTTCACGGCTGGCTGCTGAGCCGGAATCGACAGTGAAATCTCAAGCAGGTTACGATCCTGCAACAGTTGTTCTATACGCCACCGAAGCTGCTCAGTTGCATCACCCTCCATGGGATACTGCTGGCCGTTTAACTGGACTCTGGCCAGTCGGCAACCATTCTGGCACTCAACAGCCAACCACACCGGCTGGCCAAGAATCAGGCCGCTCGGACGATGAAAGTGTCTGTGGGCGGTCAGCAAAAGGCTGTTCTCTGCGGAAGACTCGCCCCCCCAAGTCCAGGGGTGAGCCAGTCGAATGTTGTGAGGCCGATTCATGAGCTGAGTCTAATTGAAATAAATCTTGGCCGCGATGAGTCCTAGATGATTGATTCCGCCGTAGCTTCTGCTACTCTCCACAGCGCGTACACAAGTTCAACCTCGTGGACAACGCTGCGGGCGCATAGTCAAGCTCCCAGGGTAATGCCTCGGATGATCTAGCTTCGGGACCGTGACCTGCGGCGCGTACCACAAGTGTTTGTTGTCTGGCAGGTCGATTGTTTCGTGGAGCAGTATGATGTCAAGAATGAAAATTGGTTTATCGTTGACCGTGGGCATGATTGCATATCTTTTCTTCACCAGCGCCGCCTCGGCGCAGGTGATTACCCGCATTGGCTCGGGCGTCGAAGCCATGTTCGCATCGCAGAGTGAAGTCTTTTCCGACTCTGATCCGACGGGCATCCTCTGGGGGTTATCCGCAGGTTCGGGCTTATACCCGTCGGGTGCCATTATCCCAAGCTTGCCGGCCTCGCCTACGCCTTCGCTAACAACGGCCCCTGGCAACGCCTTTGCTGGCGGCAGCTACACCGCTTCATTTATTGATAATCTAGGTGGCTCGCTGTCGTTCACCGCTGCCCAAGCAACGATCGATGATTCGATTTCGGCAACGCCTGCGATCACGTCCGACGTTCAGATACTTTTCCCAGCTTGGCGAGTGGCGCAAGGACCACTGGCACCTGGGTATGCTTACAATCAACTCAATTTCGGATCGAACTATCTGTTCACCTTCAACCCAGGATTGGGTGCCGCAGTTGCACCAGGGATTCCACTGCTGCTGAACGGTGGTACGTCAGGTCTGACTTCGTACGCTCAATTCGATGCAGTGATCAATTACGACTGGACACCCGTAACCGTCAACACAGCGGGCATCGTCGGAGCGTCCGGGCCGACATTGTCGCTGGGCTCTCTGTCGTATGCATGGTCCGTGTCTGGCCCCGGACCGATCTTCTTGACGTTACCCAGTGTCGGTTCGCTGGCAGCCACCCCAGCCGGTGACGGCGTGTTATCGCTGACTGGACATGCCTGGGTCGCCGGCGATCCGTTCGAGTTGAACGTTACCTCAAACGTTCCCGAACCATCCGCGTTTGCGCTGCTTCTGCTAGCCTCTGGCCTGGGGCTTGTCCGACGCCGCCGCTAGCCAGTATTTACTTCGTCAGATCGTGGATGGTAGCCACGTTGCAATTGTCTGGCGAGGGAGATTACGCGTCGTCACCGACTGGGCACGGTGGCGACGCGGGTGCGCCTAATATGAGACAAACTCCTTGACGGTGGACATTTGCTTGAACTGCTTGCTGGCGCGATCTTCCAAGCGCACCGAGATTTGCAGTCCTCGCAAGTCCACCGGAAACGGAGGACTGGTTTCGTTGAGCGTAGGGTCGTTGTCGGCTACACCCGCATCGACAACCGTTCCAATCGGGGGATTTAGATCCTGAATTCGACCGTGGTTAAAAATTAGTTCCCTTTGGTGGACCCCGTCGTTTTCGAACCAATCCGTGAATGTATCCACAGCAATCTGGTAGAACAACAATGGTGAAGTGCTTGTCGGTAACAATACTGCTCCCGACTTAAGAAGTGAATCCGACGGGAAAAGAGCGTCTGGCGGATTCGCAGTTTTTTGCTCCTGAACCCCGCTAAATTCGCTAATGAGTACATTCTTGCGGGCTGTAGCGTTGCTGACCAATGCTGTGAATTCTGCCTCATAATGGTTAAGTAACATTCCCCCCCAGTTGGCGTCAACAAATTCTCCACGCGACTCTACTCGAGACAAAGGCTCTGTCGAATTACTCAGGAGCCCAGGTGACATTGCCATTGCGAATCCGGGATCGCTAGGCCGTAACGATAATTGTTCATTGTCAACAGTTCTATGAAAAACAATTGGTGCGCTACTGTCGAATACCTTGATGTCAAAGGCCAGCACATCATCTGCCAATACATCCTCGCCGGTTCGGTCTCCGAACAACACAAAGGCTGGATGTAGAAATCCTCCACCTACGCTGTTATTAGCAGGAGCAATTGGACTTGGGCTTAATTCGGAGCTGAGCCTTCTATCTTCGGGAACGTAAAACTTTATTTTCTGGAACGGCATCGTCTGCCCTAAAGCTAGTGCTGGCATGCTGATGATGTTGTTGCTCACTGGATAGACGACATGCGCAAACCGATTAACAGGATTGCTTGTCAAGTCTTGCAAATCATTGGCGGCAACGTAATCCCAGCCGGCGGCAAGTCCATCATTGGTGTCGTAGATTCGCCTGATCGACAAATCGCAATATTGATGGATGAGGTACATATCACAGGTGGGACTTGGCAGAGTCTGCCCATTCAAAGCCTGAGGTCTAGCCACCATGACATCAGCATTTGGGAGCGCAGGTAACCGAGCAGGGGTAACCGACGGTACACTCGGCAAATTGAGATCTGGTCGAATTAGCAATACGCGATAGTGCAAACGATAACCTGCAGGTGGCTGCTCGATCAAATTTGGGAGGCTCATCCTCTCGAAGTGATTTGGATGTGACGCTAAGAAACTTGGATCACGATCTAGCAGTGACTGAGGTCCCGTATAATCCACTGGACTACCTGCCGCTACCAGCGGCTGGGCAAAGATGACGACCTCGGCATACTGCGAAGCGATCGTAACCAAATCTTGCAGTTCAGCAGCGCTGGTAGGCGCACGCTTCTCAGCAATGAACCTGGGTACCTTGCCGGTAAACCAGGCGTCCTTGGCTTTGACTGTGGCCATGAAGATGTCGTCCATGTCTCCAAAGCGATTCAGTCGCGGCTCGCTGGCAAAGGTGTAGTCGCTGCAAGGGCCTTCATAGTATTTCAAGTAGCCTTGCGCGGTACCGAACTTCAGCGGCAAGTTGCGGGGTGTGACAGTGACGTTGTCCAGGTCGGTGCGAATGCGATGCACGACGCTCCGCAGCCGATTGTTCAGCTCCAGCGCCGAGCGTCCCTGACTCATGCTTTCACCCAGCACGCGAAATATCTGCGCCAGCCCCAACATCATCAGCAACGTGACGGCGGTGGCAATCATCACTTCGATCAAAGAAAAAGCCCTTCGACTGGGCCGCAAGTGTTGTGCCCGAAAGCCCCGAAAGCATTGTGCCGGAAAGCGGTGTGCCTGAGCGGCCTTGGTCACTCGAGAGGCGAGCCCAGAAACTGGCTGAAAGCGCGATGAAACATCGTTCATGGGGGGAGCAATCCTACAACCGGGCGTAGCGGTCGGCTGGTAAATCAGTGGACGATCAAAGCCCACCGTCGAATTCTGGCCAGCCGAAAAGCCGCTGGCACCTGAAAATTCGCAGTTGGACCGGCAAGCCGACTCTGAGCGGTTGGTATGATTACCAGAATTGCCGTCCCGAGCCGAACTCTATTTTACTCCCCAATAGTTCTATTGCACTACGACAACGATTCCCAGTCAAGAGACAACCGCCCCCAGCCCGGTGTTTTTCCGATCCGGTGGGTGCTGCTCGCTGCGCTGTTGGCGCTTGTCTGGTCCTGGCTGGCCGTCGGCGAACCGCTGTGGGTCGATGAATTGCATACCAGTTGGGTACTGGCCGATGGCTGGTCCCCGATCGCCGCCCGCGCCGCTGCGGGCAATCAATCGCCTTGGTACTTTTACATTGTGGCTGCCCTGGGCTGGACAGTTGGGTTGGCTCAGCAGCCACTTGGCCCTACAACCCTGGCCAATACGGATATACTGCTATCGTCGCCCTGGCTGCTGCGGTTACCGTCGATGTTGGCATGGAGCCTAACACTGGCTACAGTGGCTGGGCTCATGTGGCGATACAGCGCTGCGGCACAAACCCGCGCGAATCATGGTTGGACAACCGCCGGCTGGTGCCTGTGCATCGCCCTGGACCGCATGCAGTTGTTCTACGCAACGGAAGCTCGCGTCTACAGCATGCTTCAACTGCTGAGTCTGGTGGGCTGGCTGCTAGTCGCGCACAGCATCACCTCTGTTGGCTTGCGTCATCGGCAACTCGTTTGCTTGACTGCATGGACCGTCATCGCTACGCTGCTGATCCACTTGCATGTCACCAGTTCGCTGGTCGTACTATGTCAATGGTTGTTGGCGGCGGTGACTGCAATCCGACTGCGCGGGGCCGGACGTTTGTGGCTGACAAGTGCCGTCTGGCTGGGTATCAACGGCTGGTGGATTGCGGGCAGCGTGCACCCGGTCTGGCAGCGGCGACAACTGTGGTCCGCATTTGCCGGACAAGCCGACTTAAGCGAACTGCTCGCTGTCTTTCCGTTACTGGCCATTCTGATGCCGCTGCTGGTTGCCTGGCTGATCGCTCGGCTACTGCATCGCCCTGCGGAACGTAGTCCCAGCGACTGTAGCATGAAGCATCATGTCTGGATGTGGGGATTTGCCGCGGCTGGTCCAACACTATTGGCATGGCTCATTACCAGCTCTGGTATCGCGCCGCTGTTTCACTATCGCTTCATCATTGGCGGTGCGTTACCGCTGTATCTGCTCTCTGGCTACTGGCTGGTACGATTGCCTGCCGGCCCGCTACGGTGGTCGGTTGTGCTAGCCACGTTGACTTGGCTGGTTGTCTCCCAAGGCACGTTCGGTCACTGGCTGCGCGGCCAGCCCATTGGTATGTTGCGCGGCGAAGATTGGCGGCAGGCAGCCGCACTGGTTTCGCAGCGTTTCGAATCGCAGACACATCAACTGTGGTGCTACGCTGGCTTGATCGAAGGCCACTGGGTCGAGCCGCCGTTGGCCGACCAGCAGAACCAGTATTTGAGTCTACCACTGCGTGGCTGCTACCGAGTGCAATCTTGTACACAAACGATTGAGCCATCAGCACTAGTGGGCTCCAGTCGTTGGTGGGCAAGCCAATTGCATAGCGCCCAGCCACGCGGTGATACCGGCCAGCCACCATTGGCCCACTGGATTGTGGCTCGCTGTCCAGCGGCAGCACTAGAACAACGCTTGCAGGCGGCTGGGCTTCACCATCAACCTCGATTACAACCAATCACCCAATTGGGGCGTATCAGCGTCGTCTGCCTGCGATTGGCCAAGCAGGAGGAAGCGATCCCCGACGACGGCCAACCTTAATTCAGGTGCCTAAGCAAGCACCCAATGAGACTACTACACTAGCCACCACGTGTAGACGATGAAAATCATTCTCGCCAACCTGAACGCCCCGCTATAGCTACAGCAACCCTCTGGCGACACTAGCTACGGATTCGATCGCTTACGGATCGCTCAGGACATCGACCATCAAACGGCGGAGTCGCGCGCATCGTTCCAGCATAGCTTGGCTCTCCGCCACCTGACTCAATTCGTGATAGCGGGCAGCAAGCTGTGTTAATTGTTGAGCTGCTTGACTCAACTGATCCACCAGCTCCAGTTTCGCATGCAATAATTTGAACTCGGCGCTGGCAGCTGGTCGGTCTACAGTTGGTGTTGCTTTGTTCGTTTCAACCAACTTTGGGCCAGGTTCAGCCAGCTTCTCAGAAGACGCCACCGAGTGATTGGATTGCAGATTCAAGTCGTCGGCGCTGGATGGGAACTCATTGGACAGATGCTGTCGAATATGCTGCATCAGAGGATCGTCGGTGGGAACTGCAGTGGCTGACCGATTTTCCAATGGTGGCGCTGCGAGCCGCTTTAATTGCTGTTCGGGACTGAGGATGTTACTCTTCGCAGGCGGCTCGGCCGCGATGCTATGTCGGGCGGCCACAGACCAGGTGACCCAAGTTGCGTTAAGCAACACCACCAGCGCGATCGCTCTGAGCCAGGCAGGCATCAACTGAAACTTTTCTATCAGCGAAGTACTCATCATTATTACTCCAACAGTCGCCGAACTTCCGTCAACAGCCTTTCACCTCGAACATGCAATGCAGCTACATTGCCATCTCGATCAACCAGCAGCGTGTGCGGAAAAAGTGTGATGCCGAACTGCTCGGTCAGACTACGCGTATCCCCATCTAGCGGACGGCAAACGTTCCATGGCATGGGATGCGATTGAGCAAACTTTTGAACATCAGCTAGTTCATGGTCCATATTGATGCTTAGCACCGCAAAGCCCTGCTCGGACAGCTCGTCGTGTGCGCGCTTGATATGTGGAATTTCATTCAAACAAGGGGCACACCATGTCGCCCAAAAATCTACCAGCATCACCTTGCCTGCGAATTGTTGCAAGTCCACAGTCTGCTGACTTAAATCAACTAGCCCTTCAATTTTCAGTGGTTGCCCCAACCACGAAGTACGCTGCCGATGCTCGTCGATGGCTGCTCGAATGACACCTGCCGAGGCGGCCAGCGGCAAACTCTCGGCTTGAGTCTCGATCAGTCGAATCAAATCCTGACTGAGTGCTACATGGCCACTATATTCAATATTGGTGACAACTCCGGCGATCATTTCCAAGGTGACAGGGTTCGGAAACTCTTGGACCAAGCCGCGGGCCGCTACCAACACGGGAGTAGGGTCAAATTGAACGGCTTGCATCGACTGCAATGAAGCCAGAAAATTATCGACCGCCGGACTTTGACGGGTTAGTTGATTCCAGGCCTCATTGCGCAACTGTGCATCGGCCGATTGCGAGTAAGCCTCAAACACCTGCTGCTGCAACGGCTGCGCTTGCTGGGCGTAACCCATCTGATACAGCACGCCAATCACATGGGCCAAGCTGGTCATCTCCAGCCGCCCACGGTATTGCGGGTCCGAGATCAAATCGCTGGCAGCGCTCAGGACGGCTGTCGGGTCGGAAATAACTCCGTTTTGCAATTGCTGTATCTTGAACCCTACCAACACCACGTGAGACTGGTGGCGTAATTGATCATCGGCATGACCGCTGAGTTGCGTAGCAAGTTCCTCCAATTGCCGTGCGGCCGCCACATCTTTCAATCCACTGAGATGGCTGAGGGCTACTAACTGTGCCTGGATGCCTGATTTGGCCTGCTCAGCGGAGGCTCCAGCCAGTCCTGCCAAGTGTTTACCAGCCTGCAGTTTCATTTGTGACAGACGCACTGCAGCATCTCTGGCTGCCTGCTCATGCATACGACTACTGGCTAGCAACACATCTTGAATTGCCCGATCGAGTTCACTCAGGTGTTGAATCATTCGCTGAGGATCCTCGGACTGGACAGGCTCAATGGCCAGCACGCGCTGCTCGATCAACGATGGCGGAGCCGTAGCAGTCGATGACGCCGATTTGGCTGGCGCGTCGGTGACCTGGGTTGCACTGCTGGCAACCGATGGCTGATTGTCAGGCAAGCTATCGAATTGAGTTTGTTGGCCTGAGGATTCCAATGACACCGTCGATTGGTTGGTAACTTGTCCAGCCTGCGTGCTGTGAGTTGTACCAGTGTCGGGCTGTGCGTGTTTAACGACGCTTCGATCGCAGCCCACCGCTACCAGCCAGCTCAACAAGCCTACGATACAGCACATTCGATTCATGCGCGGTTCACTCAACCTTCTGGTCTGAATCGGAAGAGCTTTTGCTGCCATTGCCACTGACCACATCCTGGCTGTCCTCAACTCCGCCGGCGCTAGCGTCATTTTCTGCGGATGCTTCGCCATCGTCTGCAGCATCTGTAGGTGGTACTGCTGGCGTGGGTGTCTCGAACAACATCTGCATGAGTCGATTCAATTCGCTTTGCCGCGCCTCAAGCGATACGACGGTACCTTCTTTGTTCAGTAACAGCACGGTGGGCAGTGCCGAGATTCCATACTTGAACGACAGTCTTTCCAATGGGTCTTCGGCTGCATCGTGAATCACCGGCCAGGGTAACGGATTATCCTTCAAGTATTGACGCAAAGCTTCAGCGTCTTCATCTAAGCTGATGCCTACGACTTCCAAGCCGCGCTCACGGTATTTTTCATAGTGCTTCTTGATCAAAGCCGCCTCTACTCGACAGGGTTCACACCAGGTTGCAAACACATCCACAATAACAAACTTGCCGGCAAACCTTTGGGTGGTGATTTGCTCCCCCTGGATGGTGGTGGCGTTCAATTCGAAGGGCTCACCGAGCATATTCAGGCGACGTACCGATGCTTGTAGATTGAGCCGCAAGCTCTGCATCTCGTCGCGCTGGTCCTCCTTCAGCAATTCGTCCAGTAACTCGTAGACTTCGCGAGCCGGCTGCTTATCCGGTTGCAGTTCCAGCATTCCCGCTGCCAGCATTCCGGTTTGGATATCTTGTATGGAAAGCGGATTGCGACCTTTCAGAAAGTTGGTCAACTGATCGACGATATCGGACTGCTCGTCTTCATTAAAAAACGTCAGCAGCGCGACTGACGAGATGATCGTATCCATTTCGGCCTGAGCGTACGCCGCATCCTCTTTGGATAACTTGCGCAGCAGCGCGGAAGAGGCCTGTCGCACAGCCGTTTGTTGAGCCTTATATTCGTCGGCCGATGTCGGACGCGCCGACTTGGCCGCAGCTACGACTCGCTGCAATGTTGGCACATCGGCACCAGCCGGTATGGTCAGGTCCGGAAAATTCTGTTGGGCCTGTGCAGAGGACTCGGTGGCACCAGCAGGATCCGCTTGAGCCATCAGCGAATGGGGCGGCATAACCCAACACAATCCTGCGACTGCCATGCATATCCGGCGCGCAAGCACCATGCTCCTATGCGTCTGTATAGCAAAGCTCGTTAGAGCGTCGACCGCCCGCCCTGCGAAATTGCTCCTGCCAAACAACCATCGACGTCTAGCCATAAAAAACAGACCTCAGTAAAACCACACACCGATTAACGCACGGTCCTATTCTACCCTCCAGCCGGCACCTTCCTAGTCCGATCATCCACTTGATTCTGAATCCGCCCACCCGCAAAAAAACAGCGGCTGCTTGAGTACCGCGTCTCAAGCAGCCGCTAGGCTTTGATCC comes from the Pirellulaceae bacterium genome and includes:
- a CDS encoding PEP-CTERM sorting domain-containing protein (PEP-CTERM proteins occur, often in large numbers, in the proteomes of bacteria that also encode an exosortase, a predicted intramembrane cysteine proteinase. The presence of a PEP-CTERM domain at a protein's C-terminus predicts cleavage within the sorting domain, followed by covalent anchoring to some some component of the (usually Gram-negative) cell surface. Many PEP-CTERM proteins exhibit an unusual sequence composition that includes large numbers of potential glycosylation sites. Expression of one such protein has been shown restore the ability of a bacterium to form floc, a type of biofilm.) codes for the protein MKIGLSLTVGMIAYLFFTSAASAQVITRIGSGVEAMFASQSEVFSDSDPTGILWGLSAGSGLYPSGAIIPSLPASPTPSLTTAPGNAFAGGSYTASFIDNLGGSLSFTAAQATIDDSISATPAITSDVQILFPAWRVAQGPLAPGYAYNQLNFGSNYLFTFNPGLGAAVAPGIPLLLNGGTSGLTSYAQFDAVINYDWTPVTVNTAGIVGASGPTLSLGSLSYAWSVSGPGPIFLTLPSVGSLAATPAGDGVLSLTGHAWVAGDPFELNVTSNVPEPSAFALLLLASGLGLVRRRR
- a CDS encoding prepilin-type N-terminal cleavage/methylation domain-containing protein, coding for MNDVSSRFQPVSGLASRVTKAAQAHRFPAQCFRGFRAQHLRPSRRAFSLIEVMIATAVTLLMMLGLAQIFRVLGESMSQGRSALELNNRLRSVVHRIRTDLDNVTVTPRNLPLKFGTAQGYLKYYEGPCSDYTFASEPRLNRFGDMDDIFMATVKAKDAWFTGKVPRFIAEKRAPTSAAELQDLVTIASQYAEVVIFAQPLVAAGSPVDYTGPQSLLDRDPSFLASHPNHFERMSLPNLIEQPPAGYRLHYRVLLIRPDLNLPSVPSVTPARLPALPNADVMVARPQALNGQTLPSPTCDMYLIHQYCDLSIRRIYDTNDGLAAGWDYVAANDLQDLTSNPVNRFAHVVYPVSNNIISMPALALGQTMPFQKIKFYVPEDRRLSSELSPSPIAPANNSVGGGFLHPAFVLFGDRTGEDVLADDVLAFDIKVFDSSAPIVFHRTVDNEQLSLRPSDPGFAMAMSPGLLSNSTEPLSRVESRGEFVDANWGGMLLNHYEAEFTALVSNATARKNVLISEFSGVQEQKTANPPDALFPSDSLLKSGAVLLPTSTSPLLFYQIAVDTFTDWFENDGVHQRELIFNHGRIQDLNPPIGTVVDAGVADNDPTLNETSPPFPVDLRGLQISVRLEDRASKQFKQMSTVKEFVSY
- a CDS encoding TlpA family protein disulfide reductase — encoded protein: MNRMCCIVGLLSWLVAVGCDRSVVKHAQPDTGTTHSTQAGQVTNQSTVSLESSGQQTQFDSLPDNQPSVASSATQVTDAPAKSASSTATAPPSLIEQRVLAIEPVQSEDPQRMIQHLSELDRAIQDVLLASSRMHEQAARDAAVRLSQMKLQAGKHLAGLAGASAEQAKSGIQAQLVALSHLSGLKDVAAARQLEELATQLSGHADDQLRHQSHVVLVGFKIQQLQNGVISDPTAVLSAASDLISDPQYRGRLEMTSLAHVIGVLYQMGYAQQAQPLQQQVFEAYSQSADAQLRNEAWNQLTRQSPAVDNFLASLQSMQAVQFDPTPVLVAARGLVQEFPNPVTLEMIAGVVTNIEYSGHVALSQDLIRLIETQAESLPLAASAGVIRAAIDEHRQRTSWLGQPLKIEGLVDLSQQTVDLQQFAGKVMLVDFWATWCAPCLNEIPHIKRAHDELSEQGFAVLSINMDHELADVQKFAQSHPMPWNVCRPLDGDTRSLTEQFGITLFPHTLLVDRDGNVAALHVRGERLLTEVRRLLE
- a CDS encoding TlpA family protein disulfide reductase; translated protein: MPPHSLMAQADPAGATESSAQAQQNFPDLTIPAGADVPTLQRVVAAAKSARPTSADEYKAQQTAVRQASSALLRKLSKEDAAYAQAEMDTIISSVALLTFFNEDEQSDIVDQLTNFLKGRNPLSIQDIQTGMLAAGMLELQPDKQPAREVYELLDELLKEDQRDEMQSLRLNLQASVRRLNMLGEPFELNATTIQGEQITTQRFAGKFVIVDVFATWCEPCRVEAALIKKHYEKYRERGLEVVGISLDEDAEALRQYLKDNPLPWPVIHDAAEDPLERLSFKYGISALPTVLLLNKEGTVVSLEARQSELNRLMQMLFETPTPAVPPTDAADDGEASAENDASAGGVEDSQDVVSGNGSKSSSDSDQKVE